A genomic stretch from Helianthus annuus cultivar XRQ/B chromosome 1, HanXRQr2.0-SUNRISE, whole genome shotgun sequence includes:
- the LOC118479232 gene encoding F-box/kelch-repeat protein At3g23880-like, translated as MSDHIPFDIQVEIIKRLPIRSLIRVRSVSKVWKSVIESSDFIVDYTVHNHDQPQHLLIRYDNLYSEETYVSIVDDDTFPQNKVSIIVPPSVNLLWDSFVVGASHGLVCLFGYYRNHDDAEYYSGTAMAVLWNPSIRKSVAIAVPDVDWPAGTNFGFGVCPATSDPKIVKITDTHTHKRMKGVSCSRHWLVEVFSLSSRVWRSSVGNLSDNLFEIKWPHSQVIIDGSVYWFGTKISTSDTKFELFISFDLSTEEFREIYLPNTLAFHDPMYMYLFKLCDSLIVLQEWSMNGIYKVWMMDNGDSKSFTNLCNVNIPNLSSCPLEFRRNGELMMRLTDDSDALIVYNPFLEHMNDLGIEGQCYSSLVSSYTESLILLDQADTLVDDEDDEETIV; from the coding sequence ATGTCCGATCACATACCTTTCGACATTCAAGTGGAAATCATTAAAAGGCTTCCTATAAGATCATTGATTCGGGTCAGATCTGTTTCAAAAGTATGGAAATCTGTGATCGAGTCGTCTGATTTCATTGTTGATTACACTGTCCACAACCATGATCAACCGCAACATTTGCTTATAAGGTACGACAATCTGTACTCTGAGGAAACATATGTTTCGATTGTAGATGATGATACGTTCCCACAAAACAAGGTTTCCATTATTGTTCCTCCGTCTGTTAACCTACTTTGGGATTCATTTGTCGTCGGTGCTTCTCATGGATTGGTATGCTTGTTCGGTTATTATCGAAATCATGATGATGCTGAATATTATTCTGGTACGGCTATGGCTGTTCTTTGGAATCCGTCGATTAGAAAATCAGTTGCTATTGCTGTACCTGATGTAGATTGGCCTGCAGGAACTAATTTTGGTTTTGGGGTTTGTCCTGCAACTAGTGACCCTAAGATTGTAAAGATTACTGATACGCATACGCATAAGAGGATGAAAGGTGTAAGTTGCAGCAGGCATTGGCTGGTTGAGGTTTTTAGTTTGAGCTCAAGGGTTTGGAGAAGTTCAGTTGGTAATCTATCTGATAATTTGTTTGAAATTAAATGGCCTCACTCTCAGGTAATTATAGATGGTTCGGTTTATTGGTTTGGTACTAAAATAAGTACCAGTGATACTAAATTTGAGCTTTTTATTTCATTTGATTTGTCAACTGAAGAATTTAGAGAGATATACCTCCCAAATACGTTAGCATTTCACGATCCGATGTACATGTATTTATTTAAGCTATGTGATTCTCTTATTGTGCTTCAAGAGTGGTCAATGAACGGTATATATAAAGTATGGATGATGGATAATGGTGATTCAAAATCATTTACAAATCTTTGCAACGTTAACATACCGAATTTGTCAAGTTGTCCACTGGAGTTTAGGAGGAATGGTGAACTTATGATGAGATTAACAGATGACAGCGATGCACTTATAGTTTATAACCCCTTCTTAGAACACATGAATGATCTTGGGATTGAAGGCCAGTGTTATTCATCACTCGTGAGCTCGTACACAGAATCTTTAATTTTGCTTGATCAGGCAGATACATTAGTTGATGACGAGGATGATGAAGAGACGATTGTTTGA